A single region of the Acidobacteriota bacterium genome encodes:
- a CDS encoding endonuclease/exonuclease/phosphatase family protein, whose protein sequence is MNLWLLAGVLAVTASSIQGQDRIRVGAWNIETLGSPDSRDYLRKSPSNGYGVPREPAELAEQIEVLRLDVLALSEIDDTDAREGSMTNRVLDEAFRILNRRTGNDWDYRLFPKRIRRYSSQHTGLAWNRQRIRAVGRRFRIPVADVTSRRYFEWDRHPHAMKFTRGRGRTDFVVIPIHMKAGRNDAAVKQRRSEAEALVRELSEIQEHFQDRDIIFIGDFNMLRRSEPAGRVYRKKGGLFDLNYSDRSTHIADLPFDRCYIPRAQRENEFAGVTQVRIVAPAAGERRRFRREFSDHWPIVLEFAELADDD, encoded by the coding sequence ATGAATCTGTGGCTTTTGGCCGGCGTCCTGGCCGTAACGGCTTCCTCGATCCAGGGTCAGGACCGAATCCGCGTCGGCGCCTGGAATATCGAGACCCTGGGATCGCCCGACAGCCGGGACTATCTGCGCAAGTCTCCTTCCAACGGATACGGTGTGCCTCGGGAGCCGGCGGAGCTGGCGGAACAGATCGAGGTTCTGCGGCTCGACGTGTTGGCTCTTTCAGAGATCGACGACACCGATGCACGTGAAGGCTCGATGACGAACCGGGTGCTGGATGAGGCGTTCCGGATCCTGAATCGGCGTACCGGCAATGACTGGGATTATCGGCTGTTCCCCAAACGGATCCGCCGATACAGCTCCCAACACACGGGTCTGGCCTGGAACCGGCAGCGAATTCGAGCCGTGGGCAGGCGATTCCGGATCCCTGTCGCCGACGTCACTTCACGCCGGTACTTCGAGTGGGACCGGCATCCCCACGCCATGAAGTTCACCCGCGGAAGAGGACGAACCGATTTCGTCGTGATTCCCATTCACATGAAGGCGGGGAGGAATGATGCGGCTGTGAAGCAGCGGCGGAGCGAAGCGGAGGCGCTGGTCCGGGAGTTATCCGAGATCCAAGAACATTTTCAGGATCGGGACATCATTTTCATCGGCGACTTCAATATGCTTCGGCGCAGTGAACCGGCGGGCCGCGTTTATCGGAAAAAGGGAGGCCTGTTCGATCTGAACTATTCGGATCGATCGACCCATATCGCCGATCTTCCCTTCGACCGGTGCTACATACCGAGGGCGCAGCGGGAAAACGAGTTCGCGGGTGTCACCCAGGTGCGGATCGTTGCGCCTGCGGCGGGGGAGCGGAGGCGGTTCCGCCGGGAGTTTTCCGATCATTGGCCCATCGTTCTTGAGTTCGCGGAGTTGGCGGACGACGATTGA